Genomic segment of Lemur catta isolate mLemCat1 chromosome 2, mLemCat1.pri, whole genome shotgun sequence:
atttaATATTAGAGAAACTACTTGTATTGTGTGGTATGTATATTGAGGTAGAAACAATAGACTTTAATGCATTATTCCATCTCATCCAGAGTTAAGtaataaaatgctaataataaGCCCATCCAATGTTTTATGAGTCTAAATTCTGGAGCCAAAGTTCAGATTGTTTTTAAACCCAGTTCTCAATGGCTCAGATACTATTAGATTAACATCTCTTTTTGAATGAGTAGAACCttctgagaagagagagaaagagccgATGAGTATATCCATGCTCTTCTGTAGCTTGTACTTTTATCTCTCACTTAGGAATTTTTGTCTTTGCTCCAATAACCTGAGGATAATATTTAGACAATAAATCTATGGATATTGATTCTCATGAATCAAACTACTAATGATATGGCAGTAAAGTTGGGAAATGTTCAACTGTGCAAGTTTAGGTGACTTAAGATAGATTAAAGTGGACCTAAATTGAAGCCGTTGTGATATTCATATGATAGAAAAGTAGGATCAGGTATGTTTCTATCAAAACTTCTAGTTTAGAGAGAATAAGAGAATTCCTACCTCATTCCGTTGTATATGTAATTGACACCTACACAGGAAGATAGAAATATTGGCTCgtatgtttaattatttatttcagaggCCCTAATTATATTCCTATACCTTTCTCCACTGGTGCATGTATAACTTCATTGTTCAGAGGGAtgtcttccttttcaaaatatgCTTTCGTCTTCATACAGCCTCTCAGAACAGCAAATCTTAGTTGGTGAGAAACAGGTGTCAATCTGCCTTTCACTCAGAAGACAGTTCCTTTTACAGAGACCTTTACGTTTTGTGCAACGATCAGCATCCACCAAGTTACATGTAGCTATAGTAAAAGAAGAG
This window contains:
- the DEFB114 gene encoding beta-defensin 114 yields the protein MKILYYLLHFLCYATFILPATCNLVDADRCTKRKGLCKRNCLLSERQIDTCFSPTKICCSERLYEDESIF